In Rahnella variigena, one DNA window encodes the following:
- a CDS encoding CidB/LrgB family autolysis modulator, with the protein MIDILWSLPLTLLVFFATRKLAIKLKMPLLNPLLMSMVVIIPLLLVTHIPYARYFAGSKILNDLLQPAVVALAFPLYEQLHQIRARWKSIISICFIGSVVAMTTGTAIALWMGATPQIAASVLPKSVTTPIAMATAQSINGIPAISAVCVIFVGILGAVFGHTILNILKITTKASRGLAMGTASHALGTARCAEMDYQEGAFSSLALVICGIITSLLAPFLFPVLLAMFGH; encoded by the coding sequence ATGATTGATATTTTGTGGTCGCTCCCGCTGACCCTGCTGGTCTTTTTCGCCACCCGCAAACTGGCTATCAAACTCAAAATGCCGCTGCTGAATCCCTTACTGATGTCGATGGTGGTGATTATCCCGTTACTGCTGGTGACCCATATTCCTTACGCCCGCTATTTCGCCGGCAGTAAAATCCTCAATGATTTGCTGCAACCGGCTGTAGTGGCACTGGCGTTTCCGCTGTACGAACAGCTGCATCAGATCCGCGCCCGCTGGAAATCCATTATCAGCATCTGCTTTATCGGCAGCGTCGTGGCGATGACCACCGGCACCGCCATTGCATTATGGATGGGTGCGACACCACAGATTGCTGCCTCGGTGTTACCGAAATCCGTCACCACACCGATTGCGATGGCGACGGCACAGTCCATTAACGGCATTCCGGCCATCAGCGCGGTCTGTGTGATTTTCGTCGGGATCCTTGGCGCCGTATTTGGTCATACGATCCTGAACATATTAAAGATCACCACCAAAGCGTCACGCGGACTGGCAATGGGCACCGCCTCACACGCCCTCGGCACCGCCCGTTGCGCAGAAATGGATTATCAGGAAGGCGCCTTCAGCTCCCTGGCGCTGGTCATCTGCGGGATCATCACCTCCCTCCTCGCCCCGTTCCTGTTCCCGGTATTACTCGCCATGTTTGGTCATTAA
- a CDS encoding ABC transporter permease: protein MTDSSTPAGFVRQGWRWSGRLLTGVISLALTLLGLLAFTFTLSHLAPIDPTLQVAGDHASEATYAQVRRDLGLDQSVPVQFARYLDHLAHGDMGISRITAQPVASDLMRTFPATVELATCAILLGGSLGILLALLAVWKPGSWLDNVARMVSLLGYSVPIFWLSLLGLLLFYAVLHWAGGPGRLDDLYMYTMTPRTGFVLIDTWLSGDRDMFYNAISHLWLPVTVLAMLSMAGITRLLRASMLGEMNKEYVILARSKGAGRARVLLCHVFPNVLGTLITVLSLSYASLLEGAVLTETVFAWPGVGRYLTTALFAADTPAILGATLLIGTCFVLLNALADALTYLLDPRTR, encoded by the coding sequence ATGACAGACAGTTCAACGCCCGCCGGATTCGTCCGGCAGGGTTGGCGCTGGTCAGGCCGTCTGCTGACCGGCGTGATTTCGCTGGCGCTGACGTTGCTCGGCCTGCTGGCGTTCACCTTTACGCTTTCCCATCTTGCCCCGATTGACCCGACACTTCAGGTGGCGGGCGATCACGCCAGCGAAGCCACCTATGCGCAGGTGCGTCGTGATTTAGGTCTCGACCAGTCGGTACCGGTGCAGTTCGCCCGTTATCTGGATCATCTGGCGCACGGCGATATGGGGATTTCCCGCATTACCGCGCAGCCGGTCGCCAGCGATTTAATGCGTACTTTCCCGGCGACCGTCGAACTGGCCACCTGTGCCATTTTGCTTGGCGGATCGCTCGGCATTTTGCTGGCGCTGCTGGCGGTCTGGAAACCAGGCAGCTGGCTGGATAACGTCGCCAGAATGGTGTCGCTGCTCGGGTATTCCGTGCCGATATTCTGGCTGAGCCTGCTCGGTCTTTTGCTGTTTTACGCGGTGCTGCACTGGGCGGGCGGTCCGGGACGACTGGACGACTTGTATATGTACACCATGACGCCGCGCACCGGATTTGTGCTGATTGATACCTGGCTTTCCGGCGACCGCGACATGTTCTATAACGCCATCAGCCATTTGTGGCTGCCGGTAACCGTGCTGGCGATGTTGTCGATGGCGGGCATTACCCGTCTTCTGCGCGCCTCGATGCTCGGTGAAATGAACAAAGAATACGTGATTCTGGCGCGTTCCAAAGGCGCGGGCAGGGCGAGGGTTTTACTCTGCCACGTCTTCCCGAATGTGCTCGGAACACTGATCACCGTGCTTTCGCTTTCCTACGCCAGCCTGCTCGAAGGCGCAGTACTGACCGAAACCGTATTCGCCTGGCCGGGCGTCGGACGTTATCTGACTACCGCGCTGTTCGCGGCAGATACCCCAGCTATCCTTGGCGCGACGCTGCTGATCGGTACCTGTTTCGTGCTGCTGAACGCACTGGCTGACGCCCTTACTTATTTGCTCGATCCGCGGACCCGGTAG
- the flgL gene encoding flagellar hook-associated protein FlgL, whose product MRLSTNIIYQQNMDAVLDGQNRFQATGLQLSTGSKVSKPSDDPLAASQAVLVRQAQSENSQFSVARTFANQSMSQEESILSSVTSTIQDAQTLIVQAGDGSLSDDDRSSLATKLESLKSQLVNMANSTDGNGRYIFAGYKSDTAPYTQDPTTGAVTYSGGDTAITQQVDASRTMTINHTGNQIFNSLTGDAKKEPDGTTGESDIFKTIDGALTALKTPSADYTSDTEYSDAIDKANRGLSNSLNNVLSVRSELGTQMSELDSLDTLGDNRDVTNSTKLSNLVDTEWTSAISTYTLQQVALQASYKTYSSMQGMSLFQMNS is encoded by the coding sequence ATGCGCCTTAGTACCAATATAATTTACCAACAAAACATGGATGCGGTACTGGATGGGCAGAACCGTTTCCAGGCGACCGGTTTACAGCTGTCTACCGGCTCGAAAGTCAGTAAGCCTTCTGATGATCCGCTGGCGGCTTCACAGGCCGTGCTGGTGCGACAGGCGCAGTCTGAAAACAGCCAGTTCTCTGTTGCGCGTACTTTTGCTAACCAGAGCATGAGTCAGGAAGAATCGATTCTTTCGAGCGTGACGTCCACCATTCAGGATGCACAGACGCTGATCGTGCAGGCCGGTGATGGCTCGCTGAGTGACGATGACCGTTCTTCTCTGGCCACCAAGCTGGAAAGTCTGAAATCGCAGTTAGTGAATATGGCGAACAGTACCGACGGTAACGGGCGCTATATTTTCGCCGGTTACAAAAGTGATACCGCGCCCTACACGCAGGATCCGACCACCGGTGCGGTGACGTATTCCGGCGGCGATACGGCGATCACCCAGCAGGTTGATGCCAGCCGTACCATGACCATCAACCACACGGGTAATCAGATTTTCAACTCCCTGACCGGTGATGCGAAGAAAGAGCCAGACGGCACGACCGGCGAATCCGATATCTTCAAGACGATCGACGGCGCGCTGACCGCACTGAAAACGCCTTCAGCGGATTACACCTCGGATACTGAATATTCCGACGCGATCGATAAAGCCAACCGTGGCCTGAGCAACTCACTTAATAACGTATTGTCCGTGCGTTCCGAGCTCGGTACGCAAATGAGTGAGCTCGACAGCCTCGATACGCTCGGTGATAACCGCGACGTGACCAACTCCACCAAGCTCAGCAATCTGGTTGATACCGAGTGGACCTCAGCGATTTCCACCTACACGCTGCAACAGGTTGCACTTCAGGCGTCGTACAAGACCTACAGCTCCATGCAAGGTATGTCGCTGTTCCAGATGAACTCGTAA
- a CDS encoding ABC transporter substrate-binding protein translates to MKALLPSVLFTAIAATFAVQAATPPDTLVIAQSIDDTSSFDPAQGFELTTVQAFNNIYQRLVQSDPNNPIDLKPTLASSWEAGKDNRSLTFTLSPKAVFASGNPLTADDVIFSLSRVVKLNLEPSFILTQLGWTDKNVDTFLTKVDDQHVKVSWTADVSPSFVLSLLSAPVSSIVDSKLVKANATADDLGHQWLSNHSAGSGPYQIRNYIPHEVVILSANPTSPEGAPKLKTILIKNVPDPAARRLLIEQGDADMARNLGSDQMAALEGKKGVKPLAVPYASLYFMQFNAKASPALGNPAFWEAARYLFDYNHIAHDLMKNQFQVHQAFLPEGYLGALNDTPYTYDPAKAKAILAKAGLTNVSFTLSTANQPPYLDIAQALQASFAQGGVTVKLDPGLSSQISTKVKSHDYDAYMSSWGPDYFDPNTNASAFAFNPEDGSKTLAWRANWSIPALNKLTLAAIAEPDQAKRVADYRQLQLEVQKNSPFVIGLQAKSLIAVRDNIKGYVQGINPDMVFYSKVTK, encoded by the coding sequence ATGAAAGCTTTATTACCGTCCGTCCTGTTTACGGCTATTGCGGCTACTTTCGCGGTTCAGGCCGCCACACCGCCGGACACGCTGGTCATCGCCCAGTCCATTGATGACACTTCCAGCTTTGACCCGGCGCAGGGCTTTGAGCTGACCACGGTTCAGGCTTTCAACAACATTTATCAGCGTCTGGTACAGTCAGATCCTAATAACCCGATTGATCTGAAACCCACGCTGGCGAGTTCCTGGGAAGCGGGCAAAGATAACCGCAGCCTGACGTTTACCCTGTCGCCGAAAGCCGTGTTTGCCAGCGGTAATCCGCTGACCGCCGATGATGTGATTTTCTCGCTGTCGCGCGTGGTGAAACTTAATCTCGAACCTTCTTTCATTTTGACTCAGCTGGGCTGGACTGATAAAAACGTCGATACCTTCCTGACGAAGGTGGATGATCAGCATGTGAAAGTCAGCTGGACTGCTGATGTCAGCCCGTCTTTCGTGCTGAGCCTGCTGTCTGCGCCGGTATCCTCGATTGTCGACAGCAAACTGGTGAAAGCTAACGCGACGGCTGACGACCTCGGTCATCAGTGGCTGAGCAACCATTCTGCCGGTTCCGGTCCGTATCAGATCCGTAACTACATTCCGCATGAAGTGGTGATCCTCTCCGCCAACCCGACGTCTCCTGAAGGCGCGCCGAAGCTGAAAACTATCCTGATTAAAAACGTACCGGATCCGGCTGCTCGCCGTCTGCTGATTGAGCAGGGCGATGCGGATATGGCACGTAACCTCGGTTCGGATCAGATGGCGGCGCTCGAAGGCAAAAAAGGCGTAAAACCGCTGGCCGTGCCATATGCGTCACTGTACTTCATGCAGTTCAACGCCAAAGCGTCTCCGGCGCTGGGCAATCCGGCCTTCTGGGAAGCGGCGCGTTACCTGTTCGACTACAACCACATCGCGCATGACCTGATGAAAAACCAGTTCCAGGTGCATCAGGCCTTCCTGCCGGAAGGTTATCTGGGGGCGCTGAACGATACGCCATACACTTACGATCCGGCCAAAGCCAAAGCGATTCTGGCGAAAGCCGGGCTGACCAACGTCAGCTTTACTTTGTCTACCGCCAACCAGCCGCCGTATCTGGATATCGCTCAGGCGCTACAGGCCAGCTTCGCGCAGGGCGGCGTGACCGTTAAACTCGATCCGGGTTTAAGCTCGCAAATTTCCACCAAAGTGAAATCACACGATTACGACGCCTATATGTCTTCATGGGGCCCGGACTATTTTGACCCGAACACCAATGCTTCCGCGTTTGCTTTCAATCCGGAAGATGGCAGCAAAACGCTGGCATGGCGCGCCAACTGGTCGATTCCTGCGCTCAATAAACTGACGCTGGCGGCGATTGCTGAGCCGGATCAGGCTAAACGCGTGGCGGATTACCGTCAGCTGCAACTGGAAGTGCAGAAAAACTCTCCGTTTGTCATCGGCTTACAGGCTAAAAGCCTGATCGCCGTGCGTGACAACATTAAGGGCTACGTGCAGGGCATCAACCCTGACATGGTCTTCTACAGCAAGGTCACCAAGTAA
- a CDS encoding CidA/LrgA family protein — MSNATSLAFQYIRAFILIYLCLFAGNAISSLLPLTIPGSIIGMLILFALLSTQILPFKWVKPGCNILIRYMALLFVPIGVGVMNYYEQLRTQFGPLVVSCLVSTIIVLLVVAYCSHYIHGERGVVTDKAEKEND; from the coding sequence ATGAGCAATGCAACTTCTCTGGCATTCCAATATATCCGGGCATTTATTCTGATTTATCTGTGTTTATTCGCCGGGAATGCCATTTCATCTCTTCTGCCGCTGACGATTCCGGGCAGCATTATCGGTATGTTGATCTTATTCGCCCTGCTTTCCACACAAATTCTGCCGTTTAAATGGGTCAAACCCGGCTGCAACATTCTGATCCGCTACATGGCGCTGTTGTTTGTGCCGATCGGCGTCGGGGTGATGAACTATTACGAGCAGCTGCGCACGCAGTTCGGCCCGCTGGTGGTGTCGTGTCTGGTCAGTACGATTATCGTGTTACTGGTTGTCGCGTATTGTTCCCACTATATCCACGGTGAACGCGGCGTGGTGACAGACAAAGCGGAGAAAGAAAATGATTGA